A genomic stretch from Gloeocapsa sp. PCC 73106 includes:
- a CDS encoding sensor protein KdpD, whose product MIDSSKSSVEKSSPDELYQNSRKRGKHKIFIGMAPGVGKTYRMLEEGRNLKEEGIDVVIGLLETHGRAETAQKAQGLEIVPRQTISWQGRTLTDMDTDAIIVRSPQLVLIDELAHTNVPGLRHEKRYQDVEEVLTAGIDVYSTVNIQHLESLNDLVLKISGVVVRERIPDRLLDEADEVVVIDVTPETLQERLIEGKIYAPEKITQALQNFFQKRNLIALRELALREMADNVENDQSVCHISERVLVCVSTYTQSVQLLRRGARLANYMNAPLYALFVEDPNRFLTRAESLHLETCERLCQDFDGEFLRIKSHDVVMTIVEVAKSERVTQIVVGETGRSRWELLFKGSLVQRLRRSLPEVDIHIIGYSQVVEQKAEIK is encoded by the coding sequence ATGATCGATTCAAGCAAAAGTTCGGTAGAAAAATCTAGTCCAGACGAACTCTACCAAAATTCTCGAAAACGCGGCAAACACAAGATTTTCATAGGTATGGCTCCTGGTGTAGGTAAAACCTATCGAATGCTCGAAGAAGGTCGAAATCTCAAAGAAGAGGGTATTGACGTAGTAATTGGGCTGTTAGAAACCCATGGAAGAGCTGAAACTGCCCAAAAAGCACAAGGATTAGAAATCGTGCCGCGTCAAACCATTTCTTGGCAAGGTCGAACTCTGACAGATATGGATACAGATGCGATTATTGTCAGATCCCCTCAACTGGTATTAATCGATGAATTGGCACATACTAACGTTCCAGGATTAAGACACGAAAAACGTTATCAAGATGTGGAAGAAGTTCTGACTGCGGGAATTGACGTATACTCAACAGTTAATATTCAACATTTAGAGAGTCTCAATGATTTAGTTCTCAAGATTTCTGGAGTGGTAGTACGCGAACGCATACCCGATCGCTTGCTCGATGAAGCTGATGAAGTCGTTGTAATTGATGTTACTCCTGAAACTCTACAAGAACGATTAATAGAGGGGAAAATTTATGCTCCTGAGAAGATAACTCAAGCTTTACAAAACTTTTTTCAGAAGCGAAATCTAATTGCTTTGAGAGAACTAGCTTTACGGGAAATGGCAGATAATGTTGAAAACGATCAAAGTGTTTGCCATATTTCCGAGCGAGTTTTGGTCTGTGTATCTACATATACCCAATCTGTACAATTATTGCGTCGAGGTGCGCGACTAGCTAACTATATGAATGCTCCTCTTTATGCGCTGTTTGTAGAGGATCCGAATCGATTTCTGACTAGGGCTGAAAGTTTACATTTAGAAACCTGTGAGCGTCTTTGTCAAGATTTTGATGGAGAATTTTTAAGGATTAAGTCACATGACGTTGTGATGACTATTGTGGAAGTAGCTAAAAGCGAGCGTGTTACTCAAATCGTGGTGGGTGAGACAGGACGTTCACGGTGGGAGTTATTATTTAAAGGATCCCTCGTACAACGTCTGAGGCGATCGCTCCCTGAAGTCGACATTCATATCATCGGCTACAGCCAGGTAGTAGAACAGAAGGCAGAAATTAAGT